The following are encoded together in the Malaya genurostris strain Urasoe2022 chromosome 3, Malgen_1.1, whole genome shotgun sequence genome:
- the LOC131438103 gene encoding zinc finger protein 572-like — protein MVRKCCVPDCTSNYDAALRNGQNPISTFKFPDDPELRKRWIHAVKKDDSWNPGRTASVCINHFHPEDILKYDKPAKLKLEAVPSIFGLILKNTGSVVVKRGRPKKCRTEMSEDKLDCKELAEDYVTPVEDYVTPVEDLMNELIIDFESFNRRIAECDNLTNWYYHRNNDIFYIYNIDEGDENQAIRIENSIKIFEDMKMSLFIGEVKQADDALRWILGHEMKICRWSQFETILQKYDKTIYSRDRDNNSLPVPENTTEMDGESAVLDSSTGDRFVIDTIDNTNESSKTIKLEIEENFDSQENIEFLTIDDNNESTMMDDSDFRPRRNPLGSFKQRPLTFEERLERKTVRDTLKYLRNVQYNCFICNTEHETSDELEHHLPEHISMLPYNCKQCVSENVTLKTLASLNKHFLMHLKPLKCRNCDVRFSSYGTRLLHERNLHSNKGPLTCDICGKTSKSIRGYQHHRKVHVEPERMRCQICEKALSSSYELKLHMRVHTKEKPNQCPFCDAKFNRVSNLVAHKRRYHFKENPFVCTVCEERFRLNTDLARHMLCHDSADVKATKRKPLRRVSKVTETKDYQCKICDKRMTARTDYHSHMRKHRKPYQCSYCGLQIGQRRDFMDHENTHTGNRPYKCEICSKRFQTSSTYYGHRKVHLTEKQFACDICDRRFSRLTHLTAHSRTHSLSEREQRAAQCDETTEQIKNTNAVLKHEIILADDETNESHNDIVI, from the exons ATGGTCCGCAAATGTTGCGTTCCTGATTGTACCTCGAATTACGACGCTGCTCTGCGTAATGGACAAAACCCTATCAGTACTTTCAAATTCCCCGACGATCCAGAACTTCGAAAGCGTTGGATACACGCTGTAAAAAAAGACGACAGTTGGAATCCTGGTAGAACAGCCAGTGTGTGTATCAATCATTTTCACCCGGAAGATATTTTAAAATACGACAAACCAGCGAAATTAAAGTTAGAAGCTGTGCCAAGTATATTTGGATTAATATTAAAGAATACTGGTTCGGTGGTTGTCAAACGCGGTAGACCGAAAAAGTGTAGAACGGAAATGTCCGAAGATAAATTAGATTGCAAAGAGCTTGCCGAAGATTATGTGACTCCTGTCGAAGATTATGTGACTCCTGTCGAAGATCTAATGAATGAGTTGATcatcgattttgaaagtttcAATAGACGCATTGCGGAGTGTGACAATTTGACAAATTGGTATTATCATCGAAATAATGATATTTTCTACATTTATAATATTGATGAAGGGGATGAAAATCAAGCCATACGGATCGAGaatagtataaaaattttcGAGGATATGAAAATGAGTCTTTTCATTGGAGAGGTAAAGCAAGCTGATGATGCCTTGAGATGGATTCTAGGAcacgaaatgaaaatatgtcGATGGTCccaatttgaaactattttgcaAAAGTATGATAAAACCATATACTCACGAGACAGAGATAATAATTCTCTTCCTGTACCAGAAAATACCACTGAAATGGACGGGGAATCAGCTGTGCTTGATAGTTCCACTGGCGATCGTTTTGTCATTGACACAATAGACAATACAAACGAGTCTTCGAAAACTATCAAGTTGGAAATAGAAGAGAATTTCGACTCACAAGAGAACATAGAATTTCTAACTATAGATGACAATAATGAGTCTACAATGATGGATGATTCGGATTTTCGGCCCCGAAGAAATCCGCTTGGGTCCTTTAAACAGCGGCCGCTAACATTTGAAGAACGATTAGAACGAAAAACTGTCCGTGACACATTGAAATATTTGAGAAACGTGCAATATAATTGTTTCATTTGTAATACAGAACATGAAACTAGCGATGAACTCGAGCATCATCTTCCCGAACATATTAGCATGCTGCCGTATAATTGTAAACAATGTGTGTCTGAGAATGTGACTTTAAAAACTCTTGCATCACTGAATAAGCATTTTCTGATGCACTTGAAACCGTTGAAATGCCGAAATTGTGATGTAAGATTTTCCAGTTACGGAACGAGATTGCTACATGAGCGGAATCTTCATAGCAACAAAGGACCATTGACATGCGATATTTGTGGAAAGACGTCGAAATCTATTCGAGGTTATCAGCATCATAGAAAG GTTCATGTTGAACCGGAAAGGATGAGGTGTCAGATTTGCGAAAAAGCTCTTTCATCTAGTTATGAGTTGAAATTACATATGCGAGTACATACCAAGGAAAAACCAAATCAATGTCCTTTCTGTGATGCAAAATTTAACCGAGTTTCAAATCTCGTTGCGCACAAACGACGGTATCACTTCAAAGAGAATCCATTTGTTTGCACTGTTTGCGAAGAGCGTTTTCGGCTAAATACTGATCTAGCTCGGCATATGCTTTGCCATGATTCTGCGGACGTCAAGGCAACTAAAAGAAAACCCCTTCGAAGAGTTTCGAAAGTTACTGAAACTAAAGACTACCAGTGTAAAATCTGTGATAAACGTATGACAGCTAGAACTGATTACCATTCTCATATGAGAAAACACCGGAAACCGTATCAGTGCAGTTACTGTGGTCTTCAAATAGGacaacgaagagatttcatggaTCATGAAAACACTCACACTGGTAATAGGCCCTACAAATGTGAGATCTGTTCGAAACGATTTCAAACGTCGTCCACGTATTATGGGCATCGTAAAGTTCACTTGACCGAGAAGCAATTTGCGTGTGATATTTGCGATCGTCGGTTCAGTCGACTAACGCATTTGACGGCACATTCCCGAACACATTCACTCTCTGAACGTGAGCAACGAGCAGCACAGTGTGACGAGACCACGGAGCAGATTAAAAACACCAATGCTGTATTAAAGCATGAAATAATTTTGGCTGATGATGAAACCAACGAATCTCACAACGATATTGTAATCTAA
- the LOC131436779 gene encoding uncharacterized protein LOC131436779, protein MESVRKANQRLRSYPILLGKCSVAAAAYAACVTTDLNVSHKVCEQEFQLFKQCLQKAASDMKTRL, encoded by the coding sequence ATGGAATCTGTGAGAAAGGCTAACCAAAGACTTCGAAGTTATCCCATCCTATTGGGCAAGTGTTCGGTGGCGGCTGCCGCTTATGCTGCCTGTGTAACGACCGACCTTAATGTGTCGCACAAAGTATGCGAGCAAGAATTTCAGCTTTTCAAACAGTGTTTACAGAAGGCTGCTAGTGATATGAAAACAAGACTATGA
- the LOC131436777 gene encoding GPI mannosyltransferase 1: MISFKKHLIISIAIRFFLVYYGEVQDSLSDVQYTDVDYRVITDGASHVLNLNSPFKRHTYRYTPMLAYLVLPNLLIHHTFGKFIFSLFDILIGLLIKWILLNSYRENKISIEKKLLKLETLNNRNKYFIKRKNEILNNSNETLPPKYIRMAELSAYFWLYNPLTMVIATRGNGDCISCSLVLLALYFLLQNKQNTSQYFVAGIFFGLSIHFRLYPIGFCLAFYLAVLDKPLDTIKDYSQAIFMPNTKQLALVSGTIVSLIVSTSLFLLLYGHQFLYESILFHLIRKDTRHNFSLYFYLQYLSSNFSITWLEKILTFLPQLVLIIILTIRYGKHRQTLGFSLFTIAFVMVTYNPVVTSQYFVWFLSLLPLSVKNFRHIGIRKAFFMPVMWLISQGGWLLPAYLLEFKGWNTFEFVWIQSVVFFFSNILILQMLITNYDVSYNYKID; the protein is encoded by the coding sequence ATGATATCCTTCAAAAAACATCTGATAATTAGCATCGCGATCCGATTTTTCCTCGTATACTACGGAGAAGTTCAGGATAGCCTCTCTGATGTCCAATACACCGATGTAGATTACCGTGTGATAACAGACGGAGCTAGTCatgttttgaatttaaattcacCGTTCAAGCGACATACGTACCGATATACACCAATGCTGGCATACTTGGTGTTACCCAATCTACTGATTCATCACACCTTCGGCAAATTTATCTTCTCTTTGTTCGATATATTGATTGGATTGCTGATTAAGTGGATTTTGCTGAATTCCTACAGGgaaaacaaaatatcgatagaaaaaaaactattgaagCTGGAGACACTAAACAATAGAAACAAATATTTCAtcaaaagaaagaatgaaattCTAAACAACAGCAATGAAACGCTACCACCAAAGTATATTCGGATGGCGGAGCTAAGTGCTTACTTCTGGTTGTACAACCCGCTAACGATGGTGATTGCCACGCGAGGAAATGGAGATTGCATATCGTGTTCGTTAGTGCTATTAGCGCTCTATTTTTTGctgcaaaacaaacaaaacacttCACAGTATTTTGTGGCAGGTATTTTTTTCGGATTGTCCATCCATTTTCGTCTATACCCGATAGGGTTTTGTTTGGCGTTCTACCTTGCGGTTCTCGACAAACCGCTGGATACTATCAAAGATTACTCGCAAGCTATTTTCATGCCAAACACAAAACAATTGGCTCTAGTTTCTGGAACCATTGTTTCACTAATTGTATCAACAAGTTTGTTTTTGCTGTTGTACGGTCATCAATTTTTATACGAATCGATTCTTTTCCATTTAATTCGTAAGGATACTCGTCACAATTTTTCTCTGTATTTCTATCTTCAATATCTCAGTTCCAATTTTTCCATCACTTGGTTAGAAAAAATTCTTACCTTCCTGCCGCAGCTGGTCTTGATAATAATACTAACCATTCGATACGGCAAGCATCGGCAAACGCTAGGCTTCTCCCTGTTCACCATAGCTTTTGTAATGGTTACCTACAATCCGGTTGTAACATCTCAGTACTTTGTCTGGTTTCTATCATTGCTACCGTTGAGCGTGAAAAATTTCAGACACATTGGCATCCGAAAAGCGTTTTTCATGCCAGTGATGTGGCTTATTTCGCAAGGTGGCTGGCTGCTGCCTGCCTATCTGCTGGAGTTCAAAGGCTGGAATACGTTCGAGTTCGTCTGGATACAAAGTGTGGTATTTTTCTTCTCCAACATACTGATACTGCAGATGCTGATAACAAACTACGATGTGAGCTATAACTATAAGATTGATTAG
- the LOC131437949 gene encoding dnaJ homolog subfamily C member 11, which yields MDDNDELEYVEEDYYAFLNVPRNASSEEICTAYRNLSRIYHPDKHVDVRNKQKAEMMFNRTKKAYEVLSDSHQRAIYDSLGNKGLQTEGWELIHRTRTPAEIREEYERLAREREERRLHQKTNPRGNITVQINATDIFSKYEDDYDDGGLFPVIEVSGMSMSQSIEAPLSRTDTATLSGNLHLQNGVGSGNFLLSGRRLINKGWFEVDCGAGSGPVLGVKGSRNLTNRLFLNGGTTVNFRQNAIIPGIAGTLAIQLDKHTVGYLTYNAGLQSSMSTTIEHNTDKYHYNLSATLGIPHCYLTASYTRKFVEQELKLRVALKGGTFGFLAEYGAEKKVSKYSSVVATVSVGVPTGVTLKVKIVRSTQTYLFPIHLSEEVIPAAIFYATITPLVTYFVLKKAIIDPMNLAAKQRNIEKVKETNRTRMAEKRREAESAIALMGAMYERIRNDEQKRKGLIIVSAFYGKFGRDENVSIEQRDEIGFIQHKPDVIDVKIPVQCLVKDSRLNLYGSTKSELPGFYDPCFGEDKLLRIDYEYQNRTFSVSVADGEDVRIPENANNSHD from the exons ATGGACGATAATGACGAATTGGAATATGTAGAGGAGGATTACTATGCATTTCTGAATGTTCCACGTAAT GCCTCTTCTGAGGAAATATGTACTGCCTATAGAAATCTAAGTCGAATTTACCATCCAGACAAACATGTTGACGTACGTAACAagcaaaaggcagaaatgatgtTTAACCGGACCAAAAAAGCGTATGAAGTACTTTCGGATTCACATCAACGTGCTATTTACGACTCATTGGGAAACAAGGGTCTTCAAACGGAAggatgggaattgattcaccgAACCAGAACACCGGCGGAAATCCGGGAAGAGTACGAACGACTGGCTCGAGAACGAGAAGAGCGCCGGTTGCATCAGAAAACTAATCCTCGAGGGAACATTACAGTTCAAATCAATGCGACTGATATCTTCAGTAAATATGAGGATGATTACGACGATGGAGGATTATTTCCGGTGATCGAGGTATCGGGAATGAGCATGTCACAATCGATCGAGGCTCCACTTTCGAGAACGGACACGGCCACCCTCTCTGGTAATTTGCATTTGCAAAATGGGGTGGGCAGTGGAAATTTTCTACTCTCTGGACGTAGACTTATAAATAAAGGGTGGTTCGAAGTGGATTGTGGAGCGGGAAGTGGTCCGGTATTAGGTGTTAAAGGTTCGAGAAATCTGACAAATCGATTGTTTTTAAACGGAGGCACTACAGTTAATTTTCGACAGAATGCTATCATTCCGGGGATTGCTGGCA CATTAGCTATTCAACTGGACAAGCACACGGTTGGATACTTGACTTACAACGCTGGTCTGCAAAGTTCAATGTCTACAACAATCGAGCATAACACCGATAAGTACCATTATAATTTGAGTGCCACTCTTGGCATCCCACATTGTTACCTTACTGCCAGTTATACAAGAAAGTTTGTCGAACAGGAGCTAAAACTAAGAGTTGCCTTAAA GGGAGGAACATTCGGTTTTCTAGCTGAATATGGAGCGGAAAAGAAGGTATCCAAGTACAGTTCAGTGGTGGCAACGGTTAGTGTAGGAGTTCCCACCGGAGTTACCCTGAAAGTTAA AATTGTTCGCTCAACACAGACGTACCTTTTCCCTATTCATCTAAGCGAAGAAGTTATTCCAGCGGCGATATTTTACGCCACGATCACTCCGCTGGTGACGTATTTCGTGCTGAAAAAGGCCATCATTGATCCAATGAATCTTGCCGCCAAACAACGGAACATTGAAAAGGTTAAAGAAACCAATCGAACGCG AATGGCAGAGAAGCGACGCGAAGCGGAATCTGCTATCGCACTGATGGGCGCTATGTATGAACGTATTCGAAACGATGAGCAGAAGCGTAAAGGTCTCATCATCGTGTCGGCATTTTATGGTAAATTCGGTCGGGATGAAAATGTGTCGATCGAACAGCGTGATGAAATTGGATTCATTCAGCACAAGCCGGATGTTATAGATGTCAAAATTCCCGTGCAGTGTTTGGTAAAAGATTCACGTTTGAATCTGTACGGATCGACGAAG AGCGAGCTTCCCGGATTCTACGATCCTTGTTTCGGAGAGGACAAGTTATTGCGAATTGATTACGAGTACCAGAATCGCACGTTTAGTGTTAGTGTGGCTGATGGTGAAGATGTTAGGATACCGGaaaatg CTAACAATAGTCATGATTAG